Within Styela clava chromosome 8, kaStyClav1.hap1.2, whole genome shotgun sequence, the genomic segment CCAGTCAAAAATTCTTCGGTACTCAAACAGAAATTCGGTGCTCGAACACCTAAGCATGCAGCCGAGTGAGATAAAGTCATTTGGCCACGCATTCCGGCGACCCACATTATGTTTGATTTTCGTTATGTAcctatttaaataattattgttgtttaggTACACGTTTTGtcaatattttgggtatttcGGAATGCGTAAGAACGAATTAAAATAATCACCATTGTTACGGCACGGCAGTAAAAGTTTCAGTACTTGAACAAACAGCAGCATAATGCCATGTAGTGAAAAAGCTAAAACGGCTAGTAATACAAAATCAGTTAATTCAGATAATGCAACATGAAATCAATCTAATAATTTATGGAAAAAATCCTGTAACATTTTAAGAAAGTGGAATCTTGTTATACACTTCAAGCATAATTATGAGTTTACATTCTAAAAATCTGTTAAAATATCATTTGAATTTACAGGCAACAAGAACTTGAAAATGTGAATAAAAGACTTCAAGCAAAAGCATCTGACATTCAGTATCAGCTCCAGAGAGATGTTCAGATATCGGAGGAAGAATATATTGAGTTAAAATCGATGCCTCCCAATAAGTTGTCTCTCAAAGAATTCTTTTCCATGAGGTACAGAGTGTAGAGAAATTAAAAACACCATCAGTCAATAGCTTGTAAGAATGACTTACATTTTCCTAATCAATGACTAACTGTAGAATCAGTAGCCTATGCGACTTACATTGAAATCCATTATCTGttcatacaaaataataaaatcaaatccAACCACAACAGCAATTTATTTGGTACCAATAAGATCTCAGCTGGGCAGTAAGCACAAGCTCTTTCAAAAAGATGTTGAAGTGGTCTGACGTCACAGGACTGTCACGTGGTGGTGTAATATTcacaaaatagcaaaattttggCTGAAGTATCAGGCTcagagaaatttgaaataaaaattagctTTTTATTGGCTCAAGCCATATCTAGCTACATTTAATCAAAATTTTGGGTGTATCAGGCTCGGAggagtttaaaaaaaatgaatctttCCAATGGCTTGAGCTATATTTAAAactgaaagtttgaaaataattggTCTAATAAATTTGGAGAATAACCATTTTCTTCCAACAATAAATGTCACCCCCCAAACAGCAACAATTCAGCAGAACATTCCTTGTGTGCAATTCATGTCCAGTAGTACACTGCGATGTCTATAACTTCCATGATTGATTTTGATAGGGAGAAAATAGGTCTACACTGAAATTTAGTCATTGATCACTATTGAAATATTGAACTTTAGTTATTGATATCATCATTCATCACATTTTTGTCTAAACCTCTTCTTTCTAAAAACTCTAAACCTGTATTTGATTGCTTTCAGAATTTATGAAGTGATGTCACCAATTCGAATTGAATGCATCAATTTACGTGAACAACGGGATAAATTGTCAGTTGAAATTGCACAACTAAATCACAGGTTGAATAGCACAGAGCAAAATTTAATGCAGGTTTGTAGATTTAAGATACAGTGGTACCTCCGTAATCTAACGACTCTATACTCGAACAATGGGTAGTCCACCAAAAAAACGCATCTCAGCTGCCTCTTGACCATTAAACAAAatagcaatgcttaaatataatatgttcgaaaaggccaaaacgaagtagtaatCTGTGCAATGCAATCTGTAGATTACCGGTGTGGCAATCTTCATGACTAATGCGAAAGCGGAACTGCAACAAGGTGCGAAGTATTTGATATCATTGCACACAAAAAcaaatcccatagagcccacaaaaaTTTGCTCAAACATACAGTAACTGATAcaagatttttgatatttttatcctTATAATGTTTGATCTTTATTATGTACACTTTTaaataattgttgttgtttagttacatgatgtttttttttttttggaatgcgTGAGaacgaattaaaataattaccatTGTTTCTCATGGCAAAAAAAGTTTTGGTACTCCTGCTATTTGGTAGTCTAACACCAATCCTGAGTTATGAACGAATTATGTTCGTCTTCCGAGATCCACTGTATTATGGTAGATATTTTTTCTAACCAGTGTTCAGTGACTCAGTTGCAGTTCGTAAAAAGTTTGTCAAAGTCCtttgaaaattactttatatttattatggtatttataatttatatatatatatatatatattataaatcttTGATGCTATTAACAATTTTAAATAGTTACATTTGAAAAATCTTCATTACAGCATGacttaaaaatatattctttttcGAGTTCTGAAATCTTTAAAATAAAGTAAACCAAAGTCAAATTGCTGAATGTATTtctatgtattttttatttaacatgACCTAATTTAAAATAAGTCGATATTCTCTTTTCGAAGCAGCTATTATTTTGGGCCATCCATCCATGACGTCCATACCAAACAATGTTTCGATGCTGTGTTGTAAACATATTATATACCAGTTTCGTAATGTGCAATAAAATTAGCTGAGTAATGACGGTTTACATTCAAAttgttgtattttttattatttattatttattttttcatatatttaatgACCATCATGGAAATTTTGATTCACCGTTTGTAAGATTGTAAGTTATTTCGTTTCTAGGAATGTAGAGCTCGTAATCATGCAGAAACTCAACTCAATGTTGTATCAGCAGAATCAAAGCAATCGCGAGATCTCCTTCATACATATAACTCAAAAGCTCAGAGATTTGATTCTGTCAAGCAAGAAAGAGACCAGTAAGTCATTTTTTACCAACCCAGTTTTGAAGTTGTTTTTACTGCTatagcaggggtcaccaacacgttgcccgcgggcaccaagttgcccgcgaagaccatatgagtagcccgcaggtctgttccaaactaagcttaataacgcctcttataagtaagctacatcaattaaattttgtcctgctattttagtataaatcacacttttATGGGGACTGGAAAtgacactatattaattattgtaaccatcaaccttatttttgacgggtcaattaacactcttccgaatatgacatcacactgataTCACTTTTCAcgaacccgcgctttttcttgtccgttggtttgtggagcagcaattttaaaatggcagaaaaacgatgaaaaacccaTCATTTTCACAATGAATGGGAAGTGGTTATATTTTTACCACCTTGAAAACAGCCTGCGTCTGTCTCTTTAGTGGGGCGATTGTAGCGGCGACGAAGCGAAGAGATATTTTACATTTTGTCACACAATCTATCGCGCTAACTATCCACTCAGTCACTGGTCAGCGCAGTACAGGCAAAAAAAGTTCGcaattcaaatcatacagcaatcctattttaTGAGACCATTGTCTGGTTCCgcctatctttgtgaatcaacatttttgacatgaactcaggataggaggagatttacatatttatcccgtgggagaagatagccgataagacagcttaaccatatgacgaaccttggcctctcgtccagttaccattccatgtcgggtatgagattagttagttatttgtttccgaaagcatggacttgatggcgaaggaagccgtaactgaccagcggttacgtgaaccaccctacgggggcgaggagtccagcaatcctctcgtacataACTATCCACGCATGGGTTTCTAACCTGCTAACCTAACGCTTAACACAATGGGCCACAGCGCCGCGACTCACTCCACCGGGAACAAACACagaacacgcctcactgatgaaaatctgcgAGACTCGCTCATAGtcacagtgtcaagttacacgtcggagtataatactctgcaacatttgatagtacaactgttgagtccattttatcttaaacttgtgcagagtgttgaaaatcaatttgaaaacactcagttttgaaatgcaagtgtcattgatagaaatttatttgctacgttgtgataatcgtttgatttcctgaagaatcctaaagtttattagtgggtctacttgactaaataccagtaattatattaataattgGAGCTCATTCGAACAACTGActtttttagaagtgtacattgaactggtagcccgcagcttaatctgtaccgagaaagtagccctcggcctcgaataggttggtgacccctgtgcTACAGGATATTGAGACCTAGTGCTAATGCTCTTTAATTTGTATTGATTTGTGCTGGTGACCAGAAACGTTAAAACCTGCTTGTTGGCAAGTACCAAAATAATTCTtgtctgtattttttttttggtaaggTTGGAAAAAGATTTATTAAATGTACAAAAACAACATTCCTTTCAACAAGCAGAATTAATATCTTCAAGGAAAGAGATAGATGAATATAGGAAAGAGATTGACACCAAACAACAAACAGAAAAGTTACTTGAGCAGGTGATTTGTATGTAAATTTGACTTGAATGTCGTGTGTTTTTGCAGAGTCTTATATTTTCGGCGAGTTTTCCATAATGAAGATAATTTTGGTCAATGGCCCAGCCATGAAGGGGGTTTACGTATGCGAGAGGTGTTATTTAGGGCGTAAACACCTTGTTGGTggttattctccctaaatcacaaatttcagACAAATTTGTGCCCCACAACGATgataatttctttatttttgtacttgcaaagaattatgaatccggtgagagttattatacattcatcggcggcgagatgTTATAGCAAATAAAGGAGTGAATCCACGCcgaaaaaaataccaaaaataaaaccgtaaacaatataagttttgttgtgGGAGgcccgcgacagattaaaaaaaacttttataggtattatgtttggtcggcgtagGGAACCATATCGTCACTAAAAtcaaaacacagtcaattgtgagcgggatttACCTTTTTATTCATTAGTCATTACTTCAAattgctgttgaaaatttttgtgttaacattatacaaggCTGGAAACACGACTTTTTCCCGATTTTTGATGATATTCAAGATAATTAATTAAACtgtattcaatcaatttttattgtactaaaataaattttacttcatCAGATTTTATAGCAGACTTGAGATTTAGCTGATTTTTCTAACGGTTTTATGattttatcttgaaaataatctgagtagcagcattgcgatagagcggagtcagtgttgcaaGTACAGATCAGATTTGTTGAATtcgaaaaatggcaaaaatactTATTAAAACTAGATATAATCAGGCAGTTTACCATGCATTTTTATCTCCccggattgccgtggtattttagagcagtgatgcttttattttgtcaacgcAACCGCatgttaaattgaagacaatgaAATTAATacagcaagacattttaaacatgcccgtatcggtcctggattgattactttgcacaacaggaAAATCTTGATTATCCGTCGAAAAAGTCATTCCGCTGGGATTTTGAGGcgattaatatttatttttatgtactgatatactttatatgtatttaccTGTACTCTACAGGATTTTATTACAgatcttgagatttttctaacgacgataacgaATTAGCATGATCTCGAAAATAAGTATCAAAACTATATATAATTAGgcatgtttatctcatatttttatgtcaacagattgacgtggtattttagagtagtAATGTTCTTATTTTGAAGCAAAAAGACGCAAACGCGAGTTAAGTTGGCCACAATTATATTGATATAGAAATGAATTTTAGATTCTCGTagctgtcatgaattgaatatgtTACGCGACAAAAAAGTCGATATGCGCTGAAATAGTCGGCTATGTTaccgaacgcgtaattgcgacGACTGTTTCAGAAGgaaatgggaatttccgattttgaaaattGAGTGAAATAAACCTTATATTTGTCAAGGTTAGCATTATATTTTAAGGCTGCTGAAACTTAGTTATGAAAACTACAGAATTACATTTTTTCATGACCCTGAAAACTTCTAGGGTTGGTTGGTGAGTTATCCAAATCTACAGCAATTCATGATATTTTATAATTCTGTTATGAATAGTTTCAACGTGAAAGTCTATACTCTACAGATATTTTAGCAATAATAGTTAAATCGGAAGTGTGCAATTGACATTCTTACTTATCCATGTCATAGAACAGACTGTCTGTTCATGTTTTGCATTCTGTAGGCTACATATATTTGTGCACTTGATgatgttatattttttaaaggAGGCAAtgtgaaaacatattttttttgttcatactGTCTGGCTATCATGCATTGTTCCTTGGAGGCATAAGAGAGCAATAGATTCACATTTCCAAGAATATGTTTATTCATTTGTGCTTCATCCAATCCTTTTTCTGTACAAATATGTAGAATTCTATCATATTctaatttttgatgttttatcatTGTAGTGCTATTTACACACACTCATACAATTACAAATAGAggcttcactatatatatatatatatatactctatCTAATGTACTGTGATATCCACCCCCAAAATATCAAACcactatatttttgtttaaatctatTAACAATGAACTAAATTTTTATCTTATCTTATCAAATTGTGAAGGATAAAAATGAATTCCTCTAGTTTCAAATTGCAAACAATAGCGTTGAAACATTTGCATCATGTCTTCATTGTATAATTTATAACTTGAATATAGCACAACATAATAACAATGAAACTGAAAGAGACATGGCATAAGacctaatattatatatataaaagtactCCAGTAGTTTTcttactgtttttatttttttctagaatATAATAGTTGTACTAAATAGTATACTGCAGTATTATAATTCTTTTTAAATAGATATTTGTTCATCGTTATACCTCAGTATTGAATGATCTTGTCACTTCAAACTTTCCATCAACTCTGGATTTTCAACCGTTTTGGAAGGATAAAGTTGTACAATGATTCCTTTCTCAATGAGTTTGTTCCACATTAAACTAATTTGATGAATAGTTGGATTCAGGGTTGGAAATGCCACCCAGACAACCCATTCATCTGAAAAGATATTGATCCGATATCACTACTGATATAAATCGCTCTAGGAATCTACACATATTCAATTGGTTTGTGtcacttttttgaaattttgaaagatTCGTTGTCTTATGTATAGCCTGGAGAGGAAAAAATAGTTTAGTCCGGTATTGCAGTTTTATAGTTGGTTGCTTTTCCCCCAATTTCCTTATGTGCAATGTGGTGCTACCTCCACTGGTGAGCAGGCATTCCTTGTGAATGAACGTCCTTGAATGTTTTTAAGTGGGTGATTTTAATTACTTACCGTACTCTTGAGTGAGTTTAATCCCTTATATTGTGAGTTCTACCAATGCTACTGAGAGTAAATTGTCATTGAAACTAAATGAAAAGCGGAATAAAATACCTGAAAGACTGCAGAATGCATTGACCAAAAAATTCTTTTCGTCACATAGAGACAGAATATCACCATTGAATAAGGCATCATctgaatattaaaatgttttaacttTTGGattgtcaaatttattttaccattgCCAATTTAATCTGTAAATTCAATTATACATTACCTATTTTTTTCGCTTTATCATTTGTTCCTCCATCTGGTGTTAGAGTGTGAGAAGCCAAAAAAGCTTGCTCTGTAtcaaataattgaatttttcatttcattttaccTATAtaggtatatttaaaaataatacctTCGCTCTTTTTCCCATAATAAACGCCGTCTCTTCGTTTGGTCTTATGACTTGTAAAGGTTTGGGGAGGAGAActgaaataaagtaaaatgtacaattacatatcttcTGGTTTTGAATGCAGCTTTGATTTGGGTTAAACACTGAATAGTCTGATCTTTCAATTCAAATGTAACTGAATTCACTTGTATACTTTAGTTTGAATATTGCAGTGTCAAATCATtgcttcgtttttttttcaacttttttcagtttatttgaaataaattataaacataCTTTTCATGTAAATCAGTAATCACAATTCGCATTCCTTCATTTGTATTAGAGATATTCTGAAATTTTGCACCTATAACATCTTTTTTCATGATCTCATCGTTGGTGTGTAGCACCATATACCAGTCATTCTTTACCTGCGCACAATAATAAGAAAGCCGAGTTCAGTGAAGATGTTGAAATCTCCAGATATATTATTGTGAGATGAATGTATTTGAAGTCCTAATGttgttttaatcaaatttttgaaaaaaagtgtAAGCGGATAATGAATGTTTCAtacatattaaaaattgattgaaggTTAAGGCTTTACTATTTACCTAATTATATACATACCTTATCCCAGTCGATATCTTCATTGTTCTCtggaattttacatttttttgcctGGTTAATCTCGATGCCTATAGCAAGCATCAAAAGTGAAATCCACAATATGTTCCTCAAGGCCAACATTTCATTTTAAAGCTGCTAAATCTTAGTTTTAAAAACCACAAAATTATGTACTTTCCTAACCCTGAAAACTTTTAAAGTTTATTTGTGAGTTATCCAAATTTACAGCAATTTGTAAGATTTCAGAATTAGATTATGAATAATTGCATCGAAAAGTCAATAGATACTGTAGCAATAATATTTGAATCAGAAGAGTGCAATTGACATCCTCACTTATCCAAGTCATAGAACAGACTGTCTGTTACAAGTCTTGCATTCTGTACATATATTGGTGTTGTGAATACGTTAAAATTCCTGAAGAAGGCAGTGGGAAACGAGTatcgtattttttgttttgtttatactGTCTGGCTATGTGGAACCTGCATTGTTCCTTGTAAGAGGAGGCAAAAGAGATCAATAGATTCACATTTTCAAGAAAATGTTTATTCATTTGTCATTCATCCGATCCTTTTTCTGTACAAATTCATAGGATTCTCTCATATATCctaatttttgatgttttatcatTGTAGTGCTATTTACACACATTTATACATTTACAAATATAAACTTTAatgcatatattatatatatatatatatgtatactatATCTAATGTACTGTGATTTCCACCCCAAAAATATCAAACAACAATTCAGTATCAGTAAGtctgctatttttgaaaatattattcttcTGTATGCGCAGTACCATAATATTGGGTTTGAACTGCATATTCTTTTTCTTTGTCCACTACCTACTTGTATCTTACCCACAAGGAAACTTTAAGGACATGATTGAATGACAGTGGCAACTTTTTTCAACTATCGGTGACCAAAATATTTGACCTAACGTGTGCCGGTTTTGGACAATATGACAACTTATTGTAgacatgaaatttgaaaaatacgtAATCTATTGGAATGGCAGAATAAATATGGCATAATGCATTGTTTTACAAAATACTTTGACATTTTTATAAAAGGCGTTAgttaatttgaataattcacaaacaatattaaatctTAAGTTCTAACATCGACATCTGGTTTTTGGTTTACATCCATTTATCAGGTCAACTCATAGGGTgcgaaaaattatgaaatgtaAAAGAAACATGATGCGTTTGTTAAAAACTGAAGGTTTTTGCAATTAGAAAAGGCCAGTAATTTTCGTGTGCTAACTAGATCATAAAGCTTAAAATGCAAAAAAgatgcaataacgagtcttcgcaGTGACATATTCATCACTGTCTTCTTGTTCTGAATATGCCGACTCCATTTACGGTGCTTGGTGCCTACTACTTTTATGTGTGCTTTGCAATCAAACGCAAGTATAACCTAACAAGAAAGATTCAGACGCAAGAGAAACTGCTTTtcaatgaatattaaattagatATCCAAATTACAAAAATCGCCACATGGTGCGAAGATGCATAAACTGAATTGCAGTAACAGATCCCCCAGATTCAGTTATTCGAATTGTCCGTTCTTAGTCAAGTCACTgcaataagataaaaaaaaaagggagTGGAATATTTATGACCATCTCATGTTGGCTGTGCAACATAGCCTTTTACTCAACTATATAGCATTAGCATATTAATATGAGGCAGACAGAAGCAGAAAGACAAAAAGACTTCGATGAGAGAGGAGGCAGAAAGGGAACAATAGATTCACATTTCCATGAACATGTTAATACATTTAGGGGCTTCATCCATCTTTTTTTGTACAAACATTTAAATTCTATCATATCTAGTGTTTTGAACATGTGTTTTTGATATACTGATATACTTCATATGTGTTTAATTGTACTTTACAGGATTTTATTACAGATCTTGAGATTTTTCAAACACTGATAACGAATTCCCAAGGTCGCAAAAATgagtatcaaaactaaatacaatcaGGCATGttcatctcatatttttatgtcaatAAATTGacgtggtattttagagtagtAATGTTCTTATTTTGACGCAAAAAACGCAACCACGAGTTATGTTGGGCACAATTATATTGATATAGAAATGAATTTTAGATTTTCGTagctgtcatgaattgaatattttattcgacAAAAAAGTCGATATGCGCTAAAATAGTCGACTCTTTTATTAACGAGCgtgtaatcgcggcgactgtttcagAAGGGTTAGCAATATATTTTAAGGCTGCTGAATCTTATTTATGAAAACTACAGAATTACATCTTTTTATAACCCTGGAAACTTTTAGGGTTTGTTGGTAATAACAATTATCTAAATCTACAGCAATTCccgatattttatatttctgttatGAATAGTTTCAACGGAAAGTCTACACTCTACAGATATTTTAGCAATAATAGTTAAATCGGAAGTGTGCAATTGACATCCTTATTTATTCAAGTGATAGAACAGACTGTCCGTTCACATTTTGCATTCTGTAGGCCTATATATATTTGTGCACTTGTTGATGTTATATTTTCTAAAGAAGGCAATGTgaatacataatttttttgtttatactgTCTGGCTATGTGGAACATGCATTGTTCCTTGGAAGAGGAGGCAAAATAGATCAATAGATTCacattttcaagaaaatagtTATTCATTTGTCCTTCATCCAGTCCTTTTACtgtgcaaatatataaaattctaTCATATcccaatttttgatgttttatcatTGTAGTGCTATTTACACACACTTTTACAATTACAAATATAggcttcactatatatatataccggtactctATCTAATGTACTGTGATATCCACCCCCAAAATATCAAACaactatatttttgtttaaatctatTAACAATGAACTAAATTTTTATCTTATCTTATCAAATTGTGAAGGATAAAAATGAATTCCTCTAGTTTCAAATTGCAAACAATAGCGTTGAAACATTTGCATCATGTCTTCATTGTATAATTTATAACTTGAATATAGCACAACATAATAACAATGAAACTGAAAGAGACATGGCATAAGacctaatattatatatataaaagtactCCAGTAGTTTTcttactgtttttatttttttctagaatATAATAGTTGTACTAAATAGTATACTGCAGTATTATAATTCTTTTTAAATAGATATTTGTTCATCGTTATACCTCAGTATTGAATGATCTTGTCACTTCAAACTTTCCATCAACTCTGGATTTTCAACCGTTTTGGAAGGATAAAGTTGTACAATGATTCCTTTCTCAATGAGTTTGTTCCACATTAAACTAATTTGATGAATAGTTGGATTCAGGGTTGGAAATGCCACCCAGACAACCCATTCATCTGAAAAGATATTGATCCGATATCAATACTGATATAAATCGCTCTAGGAATCTACACATATTCAATTGGTTTGTGtcacttttttgaaattttgaaagatTCGTTGTCTTATGTATAGCCTGGAGAGGAAAAAATAGTTTAGTCCGGTATTGCAGTTTTATAGTTGGTTGCTTTTCCCCCAATTTCCTTATGTGCAATGTGGTGCTACCTCCACTGGTGAGCAGGCATTCCTTGTGAATGAACGTCCTTGAATGTTTTTAAGTGGGTGATTTTAATTACTTACCGTACTCTTGAGTGAGTTTAATCCCTTATATTGTGAGTTCTACCAATGCTACTGAGAGTAAATTGTCATTGAAACTAAATGAAAAGCGGAATAAAATACCTGAAAGACTGCAGAATGCATTGACCAAAAAATTCTTTTCGTCACATAGAGCCAGAATATCACCATTGAATAAGGCATCATctgaatattaaaatgttttaacttTTTGATTGTCAATGTATTTTACCATTGCCAATTTAATCTGTAAATTTAATTATACATTACCTATTTTTTTCGCTTTATCATTTGTTCCTCCATCTGGTGTTAGAGTGTGAGAAGCCAAAGCAGCTGGTTCtgtatcaaaatattgaattttttatttcattttacctATAtaggtatatttaaaaataatacctTCACTCATTTCCCCATAATAAACGCCGTCTCTTCGTTTGGTCGTATGACTTGTAAAGGTTTGGGGAGGAGAActgaaataaagtaaaatgtacaattacatatcttcTGGTTTTGAATGCAGCTTTGTTTGGGTTGGACACTGAATAGTCTGATCTTTCAATTCAAATGTAACTAAATTCACTTGTATACTTTAGTTTAAATATTGCAGTGTTAAATCATtgcttcgtttttttttcaactcttttcaatttctttgaaatatattataaacataCTTCTCATGTAAATCAGTATGCACCATTCGCATTCCTTCATTTGTATTGGAGATATTCCGTAATCTTACACCTATAACATCTTCTTTCATGATCTCATCGTTGGTGTGTAGCACCAAGTACCAGTCATTCTTTACCTGCGCACAATAATAAGAAAGCCGAGTTCAGTGAAGATGTTGAAATCTCCAGATATACCATTGGGAGTATGGGAGATGAATGTATTTGAAGTCCTAATGTTGTTTTAatcaagtttttgaaaaaaagtgtAAGCGGATAATGaatgtttcatatatattaaaGATTGATTGAAGGTTAGGGctttactatttaattatataCATACTTTATCCCAGTCGATATCTTCATTGTTCTCtggaattttacatttttttgcctGGTTAATCTCGATGCCTATAGCAAGCATCAAAAGTGAAATACGCAATATGTTCTTCATggtcatcattttattttaaagctGCTAAATCTTAGTTTTAAAAACCACAATTTTATGTACTTTCCTAACCCTGAAAACTTTTAAAGTTTATTGGTGAATTATCCAAATTTACAGCAATTTGTGAGATTTCAGAA encodes:
- the LOC120346750 gene encoding uncharacterized protein LOC120346750 isoform X1, coding for MMTMKNILRISLLMLAIGIEINQAKKCKIPENNEDIDWDKVKNDWYLVLHTNDEIMKEDVIGVRLRNISNTNEGMRMVHTDLHENSPPQTFTSHTTKRRDGVYYGEMSEEPAALASHTLTPDGGTNDKAKKIDDALFNGDILALCDEKNFLVNAFCSLSDEWVVWVAFPTLNPTIHQISLMWNKLIEKGIIVQLYPSKTVENPELMESLK
- the LOC120346746 gene encoding uncharacterized protein LOC120346746 gives rise to the protein MLALRNILWISLLMLAIGIEINQAKKCKIPENNEDIDWDKVKNDWYMVLHTNDEIMKKDVIGAKFQNISNTNEGMRIVITDLHENSPPQTFTSHKTKRRDGVYYGKKSEEQAFLASHTLTPDGGTNDKAKKIDDALFNGDILSLCDEKNFLVNAFCSLSDEWVVWVAFPTLNPTIHQISLMWNKLIEKGIIVQLYPSKTVENPELMESLK
- the LOC120346750 gene encoding uncharacterized protein LOC120346750 isoform X2 → MSIALFRFKYYCYIDWDKVKNDWYLVLHTNDEIMKEDVIGVRLRNISNTNEGMRMVHTDLHENSPPQTFTSHTTKRRDGVYYGEMSEEPAALASHTLTPDGGTNDKAKKIDDALFNGDILALCDEKNFLVNAFCSLSDEWVVWVAFPTLNPTIHQISLMWNKLIEKGIIVQLYPSKTVENPELMESLK